Part of the Actinomycetota bacterium genome, ATTGGTCACGGTGCCCTCGACATCGCCGATTTTGATATAGTCGTCGATGGTAAACGGCCGTTGAATCAACAAGATGATGCCGGCGAGAAAGTTGCCCAGGATATCCTTCATAGCGAAACCGACGGCAAAGCCAGCGAGGCCGAGGCCTGTGAAGAGCGCGGAAAGGTTGATCGGCAAGATGCCGAGCGACATAATGATACCCAGCGCGAGCGCCCCTATATAGGCCAGCTGGGCGACGAGAATGTCGATGTGGCCTTCGGTGCTGGTCTTGGCCATGGCTCGCCTGGCCATATTCCGTATCATCTTTGCTACGAAAATGGAGATGACCAAGGCAACGATTGCTATGATGATGTTCGGCACCCATCTTGCAAATTCAAGGTAGAGGTCTTGGAAGCCGCCGCTGATGGAGACGATACGTCCTTCGATGGTCGCCGTGTCTTCGTTCACTCACTCTCTCCTTATATTAGACCCTAAGACTCTACCTTGGAAGCGTTTGTTTAGGGCAATCATGTGTCATTCTAGTAGATTTCACAAACAAGCGCAAATACATAAGACACAAAAAGAAAGGGGTCAGGTCTTTATTTTTTAGCCTAACGCCGCCCGCGCGCATAGACTTAGAGAGCAGGTATCCGTAACAGCCGTAGCAACGTCCCCTATTTGATAAACCTTTGCCCATATGGGTAATAACCTTTAAGATCGTTTAAGCCGTGCAGTATGACAAACGCGATTTTCACAAGTGAGGTATTCGTTGGTGACACCCATTCCTGAAGAGCTGTTTCCTCAACCACATACCGATACATCGCCGGGTTTTGGAGAGAAGATGTCGTCGCTCGTCTCCATTATGGTCGACATCTCCTCGGAACTCGAACTCGACGAACTCTTCAAAAAGATCGTCCACCATGCGACGCATCTCTGCGAGGGAGACGGCGGTCTCATCGCGCTCGTTGCGGAGGACGGTTCGGTAACTAAGCGATACGCATACAACGTCCCCGACGCCGTCATGGTTGAAAAGATACCCCGTGGCCGGGGCACGCTATATGAGGTACTTCGAGAGCGGCGCACGATCATCGTCGATGACTACGCGACCTATCCGATGAAAATCGAGGCCTTTGCCGCACAGGGAATTAAGAGTGTCTTGGCGACCCCGATAATGCGCAAGAACCGCCTTACCGGCGTTATCGAAATATTTAGCATGACGAATAAGGGGCGAATTAAGCGCTATGGGGCAAACTTGCTGGAGACAGTCGCGGCTCAGGCAGCCGTCGCCCTTGAAAATGCGAGCTTGTACGACACGCAGCGGCAGCATGAGGAAGAGCTGGCGGAGACGCTCCGCATCGCAAACATACTTATTGAAGCGGCTAACGTCATCGGCTCGACCCTCGATACCGAGCAGGTTCTGAAGAGATTTTCCGACCTGGTCGCGGAGATAACCAAGCTCAAGCGCAATGTCATATTCCTCTATGACCCGGTTGAAAACACGCACGAAGTCATCGCCGAGCACAACGGCGGCGTGGCGGTGGGCGCCGGCTTCACAGTCGCCGATTTCGGCGCGGAGTTCTTCGAAATATACCGGAGCGGACTGACGACGGTTTTAGACTACGAAGACCCCGGTCTCTCCCCTGCCGCTAAACGTACGATGGATGGATTCAACGCAAAAACCGGGCTGTTCGTTCCACTAACAATCGGCGACCGGGTCATAGGAAGTATCGGTATAGACAATCCCGGACAGTCGCATAAATTCACCGACCGCGAAATCGAACTCGCGAGCGGCCTCGCGAAGCAGGCCGCGGTCGCCATTGAGAACGCGCGGCTCTTCGAACGTGTCAAGAACACATCGAGCGAGCTTGAGGAGCGCGGCAAAGATCTCCAGACTCTCCTCGACGTCACACTCGACATAACAGGCGGTCTTAAGCTCGAAGAACTCATGTACAAGATTGCCAAGAACGCGACCGAACTCATCGGCGCGGACGTCGGCGCCGTAGGTCTCTTCGATAAAAAAAGGGGCGTTGTCACATACCCGTTCGTATACAACCTGCCCGAAGTGCTGACAAAAGTGGATGTCCCACTGACCAGCAGCATGACAGGCCTCGTCATCGAAGAGAGCGAACCGTTGATAATCGATGATTACCAGCAATTGAAAGAGCGAGTGCCGGTCTTCGCGGAAGCGGGCTTGCGAGCCATCGCGATGGTTCCCCTCACCTACCGCGGCGAGATAACCGGCACCCTCTGGGTCTCGAGCCGGCGGCCCGAGAAACACTTCGACGAGCACGATATCTCGATTCTCGACGGTATCGCGCTCCACGCCGCCATAGCGCTTGAGAACTCGCGACTATACGAGAGCGTCAGGCAATCCGAAGAGGCGGCAAAACGGCGCACAAGGGAACTGTCGATTCTCAATGACCTCTCAAACGTGCTCTCGCAAACGCTCGACCTCGATACGATGCTCAAGGCTGCCATCGATAGCATGATGGAATTACTCGAAGCCGACGGGGCTGCCATTTATATCTTGGATGAGGAAAAGAATTCCCTGAGACTGGGAGCCCACAAGGGTCTCAGCGAGAATTTTGTCGCCAACAGCAGGATAATACCTGTCGGGGAGCGCTTACCGGGCCGGGTGGTGGAAACCGGTCATTCGCTCATCATCGAAAACCTCGCCGATTCCGCTGATTTTGAGGCGACGGTAGTCAACGAGGCCTTCGCCAGTTTGATTGGCGCGCCTATTAAATCGAAAGGAAAGACTATCGGCTCATTCCCTTTAGGCAGCCGCCATCCCGGCAAGTTCAGCAAGGGTGACGCCACGCTGCTCGAGTCGATCGGAAACGAACTCGGCGTCGCGATGGAAAACTCGAGACTATACGCCGCGCAGCTCAATATCGCCGAATCTCTCCAGCGCAGCATGCTCCCCGCGTTTATCCCATCGATACCGGGCGCGGAGATAGGCGTGATGTATTCGTCGGCGACTGAAGAGGCAAAGGTCGGGGGCGATTTCTACGATATCTTCGATATCGACGGGCGCTTCGCCCTCATCATCGGGGACGTCTCCGGCAAGGGTATCGCGGCGGCCGCCTATACCTCGATGGTGAAGTACGCCTTGCGCGCTTACCTCTATCAAGACCCCTCGCCCGCCCATGCTATCTCCCAAGTCAACGGATTTGTGCGACGGCAGGTCGATCACGCGGTTTTCATAACGGCGTTCTGCGCCATATATGAACCCGAAACCGGGGTTCTCGCCTACGTAAACGCCGGTCACCCTT contains:
- a CDS encoding mechanosensitive ion channel family protein, whose product is MNEDTATIEGRIVSISGGFQDLYLEFARWVPNIIIAIVALVISIFVAKMIRNMARRAMAKTSTEGHIDILVAQLAYIGALALGIIMSLGILPINLSALFTGLGLAGFAVGFAMKDILGNFLAGIILLIQRPFTIDDYIKIGDVEGTVTNIRVRDTQLTTNDGRLIYVPNNTMSTSNIINLTALPLRRVDVDAGIPYSSDINRAVKACLEAAARLPGFVEQPIPDVIVTEFGDSAIMLRVRIWVDWKEHGYIQAQSEALKLVKAALDDAGIDIPFPVRTVYLHQSKDA
- a CDS encoding GAF domain-containing protein, translating into MVTPIPEELFPQPHTDTSPGFGEKMSSLVSIMVDISSELELDELFKKIVHHATHLCEGDGGLIALVAEDGSVTKRYAYNVPDAVMVEKIPRGRGTLYEVLRERRTIIVDDYATYPMKIEAFAAQGIKSVLATPIMRKNRLTGVIEIFSMTNKGRIKRYGANLLETVAAQAAVALENASLYDTQRQHEEELAETLRIANILIEAANVIGSTLDTEQVLKRFSDLVAEITKLKRNVIFLYDPVENTHEVIAEHNGGVAVGAGFTVADFGAEFFEIYRSGLTTVLDYEDPGLSPAAKRTMDGFNAKTGLFVPLTIGDRVIGSIGIDNPGQSHKFTDREIELASGLAKQAAVAIENARLFERVKNTSSELEERGKDLQTLLDVTLDITGGLKLEELMYKIAKNATELIGADVGAVGLFDKKRGVVTYPFVYNLPEVLTKVDVPLTSSMTGLVIEESEPLIIDDYQQLKERVPVFAEAGLRAIAMVPLTYRGEITGTLWVSSRRPEKHFDEHDISILDGIALHAAIALENSRLYESVRQSEEAAKRRTRELSILNDLSNVLSQTLDLDTMLKAAIDSMMELLEADGAAIYILDEEKNSLRLGAHKGLSENFVANSRIIPVGERLPGRVVETGHSLIIENLADSADFEATVVNEAFASLIGAPIKSKGKTIGSFPLGSRHPGKFSKGDATLLESIGNELGVAMENSRLYAAQLNIAESLQRSMLPAFIPSIPGAEIGVMYSSATEEAKVGGDFYDIFDIDGRFALIIGDVSGKGIAAAAYTSMVKYALRAYLYQDPSPAHAISQVNGFVRRQVDHAVFITAFCAIYEPETGVLAYVNAGHPYPCLLDNTAEKCTFLTTNDPAIGIIADYAYREKSIQVRLGNLLVAYTDGVLEARADSEFFGEGRLEETLLETIGKHAQETANSIIDACLAFSRGRLTDDIALLVMKRTI